GCGACCGCGCTCCTCCTGCTCGCGGTGCGCGAGGGCCTCACGTCGCTCGTTGCGCCACTCGCGGCGCTGGGTCCTGCGTTCACGGTCGCCTGGGCGTGGATCGTGCTGAAGGAGCCGATCGCCCGTCTCCAGATCGCGGGCCTTGGTCTCGGTCTCGTCGGCTTGGCGCTCATCGCCGCCGGATAGAGAGACACACACCATGCCGACGAATCCGCACAGGGTGTTTCAGAGGCGCCCGGGACGCCGGAACTCCTCGGGCACCCATGCCGGGGACCGCTTCTCGACGAACGCGGCCATGCCCTCGGCGACTTCGGCACCGCGCACCGACTCGTCGAAGCTGATGTGGTCGATCGCGCCATAGCGCGCGTTCAACATGCGCTTCACGGCACGGCGTGCCGCCGGCGCAGTTTGGAGGATGTCGCCGACGGCTCGCTCAGTCTCTT
The sequence above is drawn from the Acidimicrobiia bacterium genome and encodes:
- a CDS encoding EamA family transporter; this translates as ATALLLLAVREGLTSLVAPLAALGPAFTVAWAWIVLKEPIARLQIAGLGLGLVGLALIAAG